From Sediminibacterium sp. TEGAF015, a single genomic window includes:
- a CDS encoding alpha/beta fold hydrolase codes for MKKFLQYIGYFFGAVLGLLLLLFVIYFQSDKTLEELKPLYVNNESEFMPLMGMNVHYRDQGNTKDSVPLVLIHGTSSSLHTFEAMRKYLNPNRRVISVDMPAFGLTGPNANNEYSFKYYSSFLDSFLSKLNIPVCDMGGNSLGGGIAWQFATYFPNKVRKLILIDATGYPVMNVKGSLGFKIASTPVINNIMLFITPKALVEASLKGIYQDPGIINDEQITRFHDMAIAKGNRKALLNIFKKGLEQEPGKIKTIQKPTLIIWGEKDGLIPVQNASLFNRDIKGSKMAILKNIGHVPMEEAPEATAKLINEF; via the coding sequence ATGAAAAAGTTCCTACAGTATATTGGTTATTTTTTTGGTGCTGTTCTCGGATTACTATTGTTGTTGTTTGTCATTTATTTTCAATCCGATAAAACCCTTGAAGAATTAAAACCGCTGTACGTTAATAATGAATCTGAATTCATGCCATTGATGGGTATGAATGTGCATTACAGAGATCAGGGAAATACAAAAGATTCTGTGCCGTTAGTTCTTATTCATGGCACCAGCTCCTCGCTTCATACTTTTGAAGCCATGCGTAAATACCTTAATCCAAATAGAAGGGTAATATCAGTAGACATGCCTGCTTTTGGACTAACTGGCCCCAACGCAAACAATGAATATAGTTTTAAGTACTATAGTAGTTTTTTAGATTCCTTTTTATCCAAACTAAATATTCCGGTTTGTGATATGGGTGGTAATTCTTTAGGCGGGGGCATTGCCTGGCAGTTTGCCACATATTTTCCGAATAAAGTAAGAAAATTGATATTAATAGATGCAACTGGTTACCCGGTAATGAATGTAAAAGGATCGCTAGGTTTTAAAATTGCTTCTACACCTGTAATAAATAATATTATGTTGTTCATAACACCTAAAGCATTAGTAGAAGCCAGCTTAAAAGGGATTTATCAGGACCCCGGTATTATTAATGATGAACAGATTACCCGTTTTCATGATATGGCCATTGCCAAAGGAAACCGGAAAGCACTGCTGAACATATTTAAGAAGGGATTAGAGCAGGAACCCGGTAAAATTAAAACCATACAAAAGCCTACATTGATTATCTGGGGAGAGAAGGATGGATTAATACCGGTTCAAAATGCAAGTCTGTTCAACAGAGATATAAAGGGAAGCAAGATGGCGATACTTAAAAATATAGGCCATGTACCCATGGAAGAGGCACCAGAAGCCACAGCGAAACTGATTAATGAATTTTAA
- a CDS encoding PAS domain S-box protein, producing MKIIVLLAQETYRSKYETLLDVAQLGGWEYDALTQALWCNKSYFKMLGRLDTNMKEWDRYSIKEVWENWLHPEDLARAKNYFADFILNPSMDYSQQFRMLHAEGHWVVILSRAKAMRDENGELNGIIIGSHFDITGTQEITDSYTITQKEFEKTKRQVIKDNAFLKAVLNSPKELFIVAIDKHFRFLGFSEAYISFARNALRKEVSEGMNVFDVLPEDLKDFARKNYERALSGESFVTNNSIVLPDGKKRYYENKYSPIVDQHGKILGLTLFSNDITKLIEQQEETRMVDLRYAALFDGAEDAILIADTSSGNLVDVNDKACQLFGYSKMEMIGLHQTKLHPPEALAYVQAKFQEFAKNKQYHFVETDIITQKGQIKPVRISGGAPFRVGKYMFTAAYFHDRTVEKAAVEKALTIQELLSKAEGIAHVGSFEVTLPGGFAVWSDEMFRILDLTPNEMIAHSDIFTNMVLPSYKEDYAKWIVAASSIEGESKPMKVEIKTAKGNLKHVIVSGVSYKDKSGYIYKFIGVVKDITKRIATLDNLQEQNRKLKEIAWAQSHLVRGPLSDILGISKIIKGDLVSLDEREKLLHQIHEAAEKLDQVIKNVVKNTSTFEEILEDFE from the coding sequence TTGAAAATTATTGTTTTGTTGGCTCAAGAAACATATCGAAGTAAATACGAAACCTTATTGGATGTAGCACAATTGGGCGGCTGGGAATACGATGCCTTAACACAAGCACTTTGGTGTAATAAATCCTATTTCAAAATGTTAGGGAGGTTGGATACTAACATGAAAGAATGGGATCGGTATTCTATTAAAGAGGTTTGGGAAAACTGGTTGCATCCGGAAGATTTGGCTAGGGCCAAGAACTATTTTGCTGATTTCATTTTAAATCCAAGCATGGATTATTCGCAGCAATTTAGAATGCTCCATGCAGAAGGTCATTGGGTGGTTATACTGAGTAGAGCTAAAGCCATGCGAGATGAAAATGGAGAATTGAATGGTATCATTATTGGCTCTCATTTCGACATAACAGGAACACAAGAGATTACAGATAGTTATACGATTACCCAGAAAGAATTTGAGAAAACAAAACGGCAAGTAATTAAAGACAATGCTTTTTTAAAAGCGGTATTAAATAGTCCCAAAGAATTATTCATTGTTGCCATAGACAAACATTTTCGATTTCTTGGTTTTTCTGAAGCGTACATTTCATTTGCAAGAAATGCACTGAGAAAAGAGGTGTCTGAAGGAATGAATGTATTTGATGTATTGCCTGAAGACCTAAAGGATTTTGCCAGAAAAAACTATGAAAGGGCATTGAGTGGCGAGAGTTTTGTTACAAATAATTCGATTGTACTACCTGATGGAAAAAAAAGGTATTACGAAAACAAATACAGTCCAATCGTTGATCAACATGGGAAGATATTGGGTCTCACTTTGTTTAGTAATGATATTACAAAACTAATTGAGCAACAAGAGGAAACCCGTATGGTGGATCTACGGTATGCAGCTTTATTTGATGGAGCGGAAGATGCTATTTTAATTGCCGATACTAGTTCTGGTAATTTAGTTGATGTAAATGACAAAGCTTGTCAACTGTTTGGCTATTCCAAAATGGAAATGATTGGGTTGCACCAAACAAAATTACATCCGCCTGAAGCTTTGGCCTATGTTCAAGCTAAGTTTCAAGAATTTGCGAAGAATAAACAATATCATTTTGTTGAAACAGATATTATTACCCAAAAAGGACAGATTAAGCCCGTCCGAATTTCAGGCGGAGCACCATTCAGAGTAGGTAAGTATATGTTTACAGCGGCTTATTTTCATGATAGAACTGTTGAAAAAGCAGCAGTTGAAAAAGCCTTGACCATACAGGAGCTACTCTCGAAGGCAGAGGGTATTGCCCATGTGGGTAGTTTTGAAGTTACACTTCCCGGAGGATTTGCGGTATGGAGTGATGAAATGTTCCGAATACTGGATTTGACCCCCAATGAAATGATTGCACACTCGGATATTTTTACAAATATGGTTTTGCCTTCTTACAAAGAAGACTATGCAAAATGGATTGTTGCAGCCAGTTCAATTGAGGGAGAATCAAAGCCCATGAAAGTAGAGATCAAAACAGCTAAAGGCAATTTGAAGCATGTCATTGTTAGTGGGGTCAGCTATAAAGACAAGTCTGGTTATATTTATAAGTTCATTGGCGTAGTAAAAGATATTACGAAACGCATAGCTACCCTGGATAATTTACAAGAGCAAAATAGAAAACTCAAGGAAATTGCATGGGCCCAGTCACACCTGGTTAGGGGACCTTTATCAGATATTTTAGGTATCAGCAAAATTATCAAAGGAGATCTGGTATCTCTGGACGAAAGAGAAAAACTCCTTCATCAAATACATGAAGCTGCTGAAAAGCTGGATCAGGTAATTAAAAACGTGGTAAAAAATACCAGCACTTTTGAAGAAATTCTGGAAGATTTTGAATAA
- a CDS encoding M20/M25/M40 family metallo-hydrolase produces the protein MKKTLFICLIFISFISLHAQSLQPNEQKLIKRIEENYPEMMALLKNSVNINSGTFNIGGVKAVGDLYATELAKLGFTIEWITLPDSLKRAGHLVATRKGKKGKRIMLLGHLDTVFEPDMPANPFTVLNDSTITGQGINDMKGGDVIIIAAMKAMHELNLLNDATITIYMTGDEENAGEPRSISRGDFIERAKQHDIVLAFEGAAGLNTIATARRGSSGWELEVEGKQGHSSGVFGNAGYGAIYEAARIVNSFRETLSKEKYLTFNPGIFIGGSEVSANFEQQRGEASGKTNIISPKTYVNGDLRFLTEEQKNSARKTMQAIVSNSLAGTKAIIRFQDGIPSMAPTKGNEGLANILSKTSEDMGLGKVLPGDPGSRGAGDISYVAAYADCLDGLGAAGKGAHAPGETLNTKLYPILMKRGAVFIYRLIQ, from the coding sequence ATGAAAAAGACATTATTTATCTGCTTAATTTTTATAAGTTTTATTTCGCTGCATGCACAAAGTTTACAACCCAATGAACAAAAATTAATAAAAAGGATTGAAGAAAACTATCCTGAAATGATGGCATTATTAAAAAATTCTGTAAACATCAATAGCGGCACTTTTAATATAGGAGGTGTAAAAGCAGTTGGTGATTTATATGCTACAGAGTTGGCCAAACTTGGATTCACGATTGAATGGATTACGTTACCCGACTCTTTAAAAAGAGCAGGGCATTTAGTAGCTACCAGAAAAGGAAAGAAAGGAAAAAGAATTATGTTGTTGGGGCATTTAGATACTGTATTTGAACCTGATATGCCTGCCAATCCCTTTACCGTTTTGAATGATAGTACCATAACCGGACAGGGCATTAACGATATGAAAGGCGGCGATGTAATCATCATTGCTGCCATGAAAGCTATGCACGAACTAAATCTGTTGAATGATGCAACAATCACCATTTATATGACAGGTGATGAAGAAAATGCAGGCGAACCAAGAAGCATTAGCCGGGGCGACTTTATTGAAAGAGCAAAACAACACGATATAGTGTTGGCATTTGAAGGAGCTGCAGGATTAAATACTATTGCCACTGCCCGAAGAGGTTCCAGCGGTTGGGAATTAGAAGTAGAAGGAAAGCAAGGACATTCATCCGGTGTATTTGGTAATGCAGGATACGGTGCTATTTATGAAGCGGCTAGAATTGTCAATAGTTTCAGAGAAACTTTAAGCAAAGAAAAATACCTCACTTTTAATCCAGGCATTTTTATTGGGGGATCAGAAGTGTCTGCCAACTTTGAGCAACAGAGAGGTGAGGCTTCAGGCAAAACCAATATCATTTCACCTAAAACTTATGTAAATGGTGACCTACGTTTTTTAACTGAAGAACAAAAAAACAGTGCTCGTAAAACCATGCAAGCCATTGTAAGTAATTCTTTAGCAGGAACAAAAGCAATCATTCGTTTTCAGGACGGTATTCCCTCAATGGCTCCTACCAAAGGAAATGAAGGCTTAGCAAACATCTTAAGTAAGACTAGTGAAGATATGGGATTGGGAAAAGTATTGCCTGGTGATCCTGGCAGCAGGGGCGCTGGTGATATTTCTTATGTAGCAGCTTATGCAGATTGCTTGGATGGATTAGGTGCTGCTGGCAAAGGTGCACATGCGCCTGGAGAAACATTGAACACAAAACTCTATCCAATTCTAATGAAGCGTGGCGCTGTTTTTATTTATCGACTAATACAGTAA
- a CDS encoding outer membrane protein assembly factor has protein sequence MPNSLSSVIHSFDSLPRIVYMASYSFFNRLIHLSFLLAVSFSVLAQEQKAYPEKDLNDYLFGSNRKSVKNEVDSFVPRKLYTSVLPIPGYNPALGFVIGGGISTSFLSGHASSTHRSNILANATITTRNQFNFNARNLIYLKDDQWILQGDWRWLIFSQATYGLGINFNNRFRPAAKEQPMKFNYIRFYQTLYKKLKGSLYAGVGVNIDRHYNIVDQLLDTSSTSPFLTAHYDYSKLNNIRQDQYASVGISFHLLLDKRDNAVNPRKGQYALISFRVNNEIFGSTRSHNTLYYEFRTYWNPAKHRERPHILGFWTMGQFVTSGKQPYLEMPGISWDMYNRTGRGYVQGRIRGENMWYGEAEYRFPITKNGFLGGVAFLNLTTATNEAKQQKLADEFAAGYGVGLRIKMSKKTNTNIGIDFGIGRDGSSGIYVNLLETF, from the coding sequence TTGCCTAATTCTTTGTCTTCTGTAATTCATTCTTTTGATTCGCTGCCTCGTATTGTGTACATGGCTAGCTATTCATTCTTTAATCGGCTCATTCATTTGTCTTTCTTATTAGCCGTTTCATTTTCAGTTTTGGCACAAGAACAAAAGGCCTATCCAGAAAAAGATTTAAATGATTACTTGTTTGGGTCCAATAGAAAATCTGTAAAAAATGAGGTGGATTCATTTGTTCCTCGTAAGCTTTATACCAGTGTTTTACCGATCCCTGGCTACAATCCTGCATTGGGTTTTGTAATTGGTGGAGGCATTAGTACTAGTTTTTTATCGGGTCATGCAAGCAGTACGCACAGATCTAACATATTGGCAAATGCTACCATTACTACCAGAAATCAATTCAATTTTAATGCACGGAATTTAATTTATTTGAAAGACGATCAGTGGATTTTGCAAGGTGATTGGAGATGGCTTATTTTTTCTCAGGCTACGTATGGACTCGGAATTAACTTCAACAATCGTTTCAGGCCTGCTGCTAAAGAGCAGCCTATGAAGTTCAATTACATTCGATTTTATCAAACCTTGTATAAAAAATTGAAGGGTTCTTTGTATGCCGGGGTTGGCGTAAATATTGACCGTCATTATAATATCGTGGACCAATTGCTAGATACAAGTTCAACTAGTCCGTTTCTTACTGCTCATTATGATTATTCTAAACTGAATAATATTCGACAGGATCAATATGCCTCTGTTGGGATTAGTTTTCATCTTCTTTTAGACAAGAGAGATAACGCAGTGAATCCACGTAAGGGTCAGTATGCGCTCATCAGTTTTAGAGTAAACAATGAGATCTTTGGAAGTACACGTTCACACAACACGCTGTATTACGAATTCAGAACCTACTGGAATCCGGCAAAACACCGGGAAAGGCCTCATATTCTTGGATTCTGGACCATGGGTCAATTTGTAACGAGTGGCAAACAACCCTATTTGGAAATGCCGGGAATTTCTTGGGATATGTATAACAGAACTGGAAGAGGATATGTACAGGGGAGAATTAGAGGCGAAAATATGTGGTATGGAGAAGCCGAGTATCGATTTCCGATAACCAAAAATGGTTTTTTGGGTGGCGTTGCATTTTTAAATCTTACGACGGCAACGAATGAAGCTAAACAACAAAAATTAGCAGATGAATTTGCAGCGGGATATGGAGTTGGATTAAGAATTAAAATGAGCAAGAAAACCAATACCAATATCGGGATCGATTTTGGTATTGGTAGAGATGGAAGTAGTGGTATTTATGTGAATCTGCTAGAGACCTTTTAA